A segment of the Prevotella sp. HUN102 genome:
GGATACTTAGTAATGAGTTCTTCCAAGTAAGCAATCTGTTCGTCAGCAGTAAGTTTCTTGCCGTTTGGATCCTTTGGCATACCGTCCTTGAGCTTGCTGTAATCGTAGAACCAAGCACCGTTTTCGCAAGTTGCAAACTCAGAGGCAGCGCAGTCCATAGCAATCTTCACGTCCTTACCCGGTTCGTAGCCGGCATCCTTGATAGCCTTCATAATCTCATCGAGGGCATCTTCGATACCGTTGAATGCAGGAGCGAAACCACCTTCATCGCCAACAGCAGTAGAAAGACCACGCTTCTTCAGGTTCTTCTGCAATGTGTGGAACACTTCAGCACCCATACGGAGAGCTTCACGGAGTGAAGGAGCACCTACCGGACGAATCATAAATTCCTGGAATGCGATAGGAGCATCTGAGTGAGCACCACCGTTGATGATATTCATCATAGGAACTGGCAATGTGTATGTGTTAGCACCACCGATATAACGGTACAAAGGCATATTGAGAGCCTTAGCAGCCGTCTGGGCTACTGCCAAAGACACACCGAGGATAGCGTTGGCACCGAGCTTGCTCTTTGTAGGAGTACCGTCGATTTCCAACATCTTATAGTCGATTGCACGCTGTGCAGTTACGTCGAAGCCCTTGAGAGCAGGAGCGATAACGTTGTTCACGTTCTCAACTGCCTTCAAAACGCCCTTACCACCGAAACGACCCTTGTCACCATCACGAAGCTCGAGTGCCTCGTTCTCACCGGTAGATGCGCCAGATGGAACACTTGCACGACCCATTACACCATTGCAAAGAGTTACTTCTACCTCAACAGTAGGATTGCCACGAGAGTCGATGATCTCACGAGCGTGAATTTTTTCAATCTTCATAATTTTACCTTGTTATTTTTAATATAATAAAATATAAACCTTATCATTCTTTTAGATTCCATATTGAAAATGAATGCCGACACAAACTGTGTGGATGTTATCCAATTCTCAAACAACATTTTTCTTAGCGTTGAGGAAACAGCTTTCGCATAAGCTCATTTTCGGAGTTCAAAATTATAAAAAAAGAATGAACGGAGCAAACATTTCACAGAAAATAACACGGCTTTCAGCCACTATAACAAGGCTATTTCACATTGTTTCAATATCTCTTTCGTTTTTGTAATGTGCAGATTGCAAAAGGTTTACGTTTATTCGGTCCACAATAGGGGCAACAATGGGGCTCGATCGGTCGCAGTAGGCAGACAGGATTACAAATTCCGGAATTTGGAAGCACGTTTATTAAAATCTAATTAATGGGTAAACAGATTTACAAAACACTAAAAAAGATGATTCCTATACATTCATCGTCTTCCATCGGACCATATTTAAAGATGGCGCAACACCTCAATCAACAATAATTTGTAAGTGTCTGAAAATCAAAGAATAAAATATAAGGTTGCAAACGTGCGAAGATTGCATTTCATTCTTCGCAAGAATGCAACGCAAACGTGCGAAGATTGTAAGCCATTCTTCGGTTACTTGCAAAGTGCCTGAAATTGGATTGAAAACGGGACGGGCAAACAGGAAAACAAGCGTACAGTAATAATGCCCTGCCCTGATGAATAACACACGCTATATCTTGTCATTCATCGTCCAGAATTTGATTTTTCAGCAGACAATAAGAGCCTCACACTTCCTCTTGCGACTTCTGCATCTTTATCATCGAATCGGGAACGGCCTGCTGAATTTTATCTACAAGCAATTCGCGCAGCGTGGTTCTGATGAAGTTCTTGCCAGTCATAAGCACTACATCGCGTGTAGGAATAGGATGAGCAAATGGTTTTACGAGCTGCTGCTGCGCATCAGAAAGCTGTGCTATGGAAAGTTCCGGGATGAAAGTAACGCCTTTTCCACTCTCAACGATGCGCATAAAGGTTTCAATGCTGCCGAGATTATAGGCTTTCTTGCTCTTGATGGCCGATTTCAACTGGCAGAATTTCACTAATTGGTCGCGGAAACAGTGTCCCTCGTCGAGCAGCCACAGATATTCGCCGCTCAAATCGGCTGTCCGTATCGCCTTGTAGTCATAAAGTGCATCGCCTTTTGCTACGTAAACAAAGAATTTCTCATAAAACAGATGCGAACATTCAAATTCTTCCAAACCCTCCACACGTGCCAGAATACCTGCGTCGATATCGCCTCGTTGCAAAGCCCGTCGCATATCCTCGGTCTTCAGTTCCGTAACACGAATGTCCATATCAGGATATTCATTCATCAGCTGAGGCAGAAACCGCGGTATGAGGTAGGGAGCGACGGTCGGAATGACACCGAGATTGAACGTTCCGAAGAGCGAATGCTTCTGCTCTTCCACCACTTCCTTCAACCGTCGGGCACGAACGAGCACGCTCCACGCACGTTCAATGATAAGCTGCCCCGAGGGAGTCGGCTTTATAGGCTGTTTTCTACGGTCAAAAATCTTCACACCCAACTCATCTTCCAGTTTCTGAATCATAGAACTGAGCGTAGGTTGGGTAACATTGCAGTGGTCGGCTGCCTTGGCAAAGTGCTTAAACCGATAGACAGCCATTACATATTCAAGTTGTTGAAGTGTCATTCTTAATAGTCCTCCAAGTGCAAAGTTACCCAAAATAATCTATCCCTCAAAATACCGACCATCGGAAAAAGCATTTGTATCTGAAAAATCACTAAAAATGATGATAAAATTAAATATACCAATAAACATTCAATGATTGAAACCCGTATAAAAGAATTAAGCCCGGCTTTGAGCCGAGCTTAATATATTAAATGTCTTATGCTTGAATTAACGTCTTTCGCCTGAAGTTCATATTAAAGAGGGCGTATACGCCTCATCAATAAAGCCCCGCGAAATGAGTTAAATTTGCATTACTCCAATTTAGATTAACGGACTACAACCTTAGAAGTCTTAACAGTACCGTCCAACATCTTAACCACCTTGATATTAACGCCGGTAGTTGGCTGTGCAACACGCTTACCTGTAACGTCGAAGTAAACTACTTCTGCTGCCTCTTCGTTAGAATCTACTGTGCTGATACCTGCTGTAAATGCGCCAGTACCCTTGAGTTCGCAAGCTGTATAGAACTCAACAACAGCCAAATCAGCTCTGTCGTTATTGAAAACTACCGAAGTTGCAGGCTTGAGTGTGTACTTGTCTTCAGCCGGGTTGTAAACAAATACAACATCTGCCAAGTCTGTTATATCATCGAGTTCTTTCATTTCCTTTGATGCGCTCCCAAGAATAATTTCAAGTTAGTTGCAATGCCAATATACTGACCCTTAGGGAATGTTACCACATTGTTTGCATCGATAGTACCCTTAACGGCAGCATTAGCGCATTCTTCGATATTGAGAAGACCCTGGAAATAAACATCGCTCCCTACACGTCCTACCTTCACAGTTCCGTCAAACTCATTTTTACCAGTTTTACTGGCAGCATTTGGAGCCGTCATCGCTAAGATTGAGCTTGATGTTATCACCGTCGATTGTGTAAGTAAAAGACTTATCAGTGCTTTTTACATAATCGTCACCTTTAAATTCATATACATCAACATTCAACAATGTGGTACCTGTTTCGCCGAGATCAGGCAAGAAGAATACAGTCTGACCAATAGGAACTGTGATTGTATTGCCTTCTTTCGTACCTTTTACCCAAGTACCGATGGCGATTTCTGCAATAGGGTCCTTGATGTAAACTCCATTGGATGCAGTTGTAACCACTTCCAGTGTAGTGTTCTTGAACACGTGGATCTCGCCCGTATCAGAGTTAATAAACTTACCAGTACGGTTGTAAACCTTGTGTGTACCTTCAGGCACAACAGTGATCATGTTTTGTGCAGTTGCTCCGATTGCCATCATAGCAACAAGAGCGAGGAGTAAAATTTTTCTCATACGTTTAAAATTGTTTATATCAATAAATCTAGTCTATATATTTTTGCTTACAAGTCCAGTCTATATATTATGGGCAAAATAACTATGTTTTTTTGAAAAACCAACTTTCAAATAAAGTTTTTTCAGATTAAGTTATTTTTTTTATATAGAATGCTTAAAAACAGTCTATTAAAAGCCGTCTGATAGACCTTTTTAATTTATTTGATCGTGTTTGGATAAGCCTATACATATTTATATATAGGGAGATGAAATCACAATTTTGCATACTGTAAGCAGACCTAATTACACTGTCGGCACAGCAGAATAACGAAACAACTGCCTGCAAATAAAAACACGATTTGCAATCTTCGCAAGAATGCAATTCATTCTTCGCAAAAATGCAGCGCAATCTTCGCAAGAATGGAATGCAATCATCGCAAGATTGGAAAACGAATTTTTATCCGTTGATTTTCAATTACTTACAAACAGTATGAAATTATACTTTACATAATTTTGATTGGCAGGCTGATGAAGTGCGGCAATATGTATAATTTCCTGTCGGCAGCATTTTGCAATGCTTGATTCAAGCAAGGATTGGTCATTACTTTTGCCTTTTACGATTATATTCTTTTAATTTTTTAACTTTTTATTCTTTAACTTTTTCTTACCTTTGCAGCTCATTGCTATTACTACAAGAATAATGAAACTATTTGATTACAAGCCAGTACTGGCTGACACGCTTCGCAGTTACAGTAAAAAAAGCCTCGTAGCCGACTCTATGGCAGGCATCATTGTCGGTATCGTGGCACTTCCTTTGGCAATCGCTTTTGCCATTGCTTCGGGCGTTTCTCCTGAAAAAGGTATCATCACGGCGATTATTGCCGGACTGATTATCTCTATTTTTGGTGGAAGCAAGGTACAGATTGGTGGTCCTACGGGTGCTTTCATCGTCATTGTCTACGGAATCATCGAACAATACGGCATACAGGGACTTACCATTGCCACGATTATGGCCGGGCTCTTCCTTATATTATTAGGTGTATTGAAGTTGGGAACCATTATCCGATACATTCCCTATCCTATCGTAGTTGGTTTTACGAGTGGTATTGCCCTGACCATCTTTACCACACAGATAAAAGATCTCTTCGGACTTACCATCGACAGCGTGCCTGCCGAGTTTATAGACAAATGGATTGTATATGCCCACTCCTTCGATACTATCGACTGGTGGAGCACCGTCGTGGGCATTCTCAGCATCCTGATTATCGTTGTTACCCCGCGTTTCTCGAAGAAAATTCCGGGTTCGCTGGTGGCAATCATCCTGATGACCGCAGGTGTATGGGCATTGAAGAGCTTTGCAGGCGTCAATTCCATCGAAACTATCGGCGACAGATTCACTATCAGCAGCAGTCTTCCCACAATGGAAATCCCGTCGTTAGACCTCGAAACCATCAAAGGGCTTATCTCTCCCGCCATTACCATCGCTATCTTGGGTGCGATTGAATCTTTGCTCTCGGCAACCGTAGCCGACGGCGTTATCGGCGAACAGCACGATTCAAATGCAGAACTCGTAGGACAGGGGCTTGCCAACATAGCAGCACCACTCTTTGGTGGTATTCCTGCAACTGGAGCAATAGCGCGCACAATGACAAACATCAACAACGGCGGCAAATCGCCCATCGCCGGCATTATTCACGCCATTGTCCTGTTGCTCATTCTTCTTTTCCTGATGCCGTTGGCGCAGTATATTCCGATGGCGTGTCTCGCCGGAGTTCTCGTCGTTGTTTCGTATAATATGAGTGGATGGCGCACGTTCGCTGCCCTTCTGAAGAATCCCAAGTCCGATATTCTCGTGCTTCTCATTACCTTCTTCCTTACCGTCATCTTCGATCTCACGATTGCCATCGAGGTCGGGCTCATCATTGCGTGCCTGCTCTTTATGCGTCGTGTGTCTGAAGCTACCGACATCCGAATGATCAGAGACGAGATTGACCCGAACGACGACACGGACATACAGCTCAACAACGAACATCTGACCATTCCCGAAGGCGTGGAAGTGTATGAAATCAACGGTCCTTACTTCTTCGGAGCAGGCAACCAGTTTGAGAATCTGATGATGAATATGCACAAACGTCCCAAGGTTCGCATCATCCGTATGCGTAAAGTGCCTTTTGTTGATTCAACGGGAATTCACAACCTCACTACACTCTGCGAGCGTTCGCAGAAAGACAACGTGAAGATTATCCTTTCGGGAGTCCGTCCTAATGTTGATGACGTACTCCGTAAAGCCGGATTCAACGAACTCGTAGGCGAAGAAAACATTTGCAGTCATATAGATATTGCTCTCGAACGTTCCAAAATTCTTATTTCAAAATAGCAAACGGACAGCCGGGAGTAAAGAAAACGGATGGCATTATATCCGGGTTCGGAATTATCCCTAATTAAAGCGTTTTGCGTTTTTGCGAAGATTGCGTTGCATTCTTCGCAAAAACGCATTGCAATCTTCGCAAGAATGCAGCGCAATCTTCGTATAAATGGAAACGTGTTCTTTATTAACTGATTATCAATGATTTAACTAAACAATAAAGAGATAATAAAAACGTGGCGTATTTGAAGGTCAAACTTCAAATACGCCATATTCTTTTTCCGAACGACAATCGCTATTCGGTATAGAAATCCACCAGTCGCTTGATGGCTCTTTGGCAAACAGGACAGAACTCGGGATTGCTGTTGGTGCGCATTCGGCAGTCAGGATAAGGACGATAGACGCCCTTCTGCGAGTAGCCGGCAGGCGAATAAGCTCCAATCTTCCATTTTGCGTACTTCGCACCGGGCTTATCCAAATCTGCCGGCTGCGGAGTTGGAACAGCAGTTTTGCTTTCCGTCATATCCTTCCATTTTGATTTGAAATCCACCAACGTGGTAAGGTTGGGCTCCCAAGGCTCAATATCGTGAGGATACATATTCAATTCCTCTGCGCCATAGGCATATTCATCGCCCAAACCTGCAAAGGAATGTCCAAACTCGTGTACCACCACCGGCTTGAAATAAGGATGATGCGTCATAGAAAGGTTATAGGAGTTCAGGATTCCACCACCTCCGTAGCTGTCTGTATTTACCAATACGATGATATGCTCGTAGGGAGTGCCCGCCAACCAGTTGTGCAAATCCTTCAGATGCAATGTGGTGAGATACCGGTTGCTGTAAAATGTGTCGAAATTAGAGTGCAGTGCCGTGTTTTTCCACACGCCGAGAGTCGGCTCGGAAGTGCCGCTGTCCACCGACGGTGCCTTCACGGCAACGATATTAAAGCGGTTTCGCACAGACTTGAAAGGCTCGTGGGCAAACATTGCCTCCACAGCTATCTTGCAATCTTTTATGAAAATCGGCATTTCTGCCTCTGTGTAGCCTTCGGCAATATAGGCAATGTGGATGCAGCGAGCCGTGTCGGCAGCCTGCTGAAGCGTTTCGTATGGCGTGATTTTCCGTTCGCCAATCTTTCTTATCAGTATATCCGTCGGCACAACGGTATGCGTCAGCGATGCCGTTATCTCTCTTCTGTTGTTTCGCAAGTCCACCGTTACGTCCACCGTGTCCTTTGGATAAGGCACAAGGAAGACATTTTCAAACGACCTTGTTTTTGTCTTTGCCTCGTCATAGGTAATCCATTCCTGAAAAAGTGTTGAAAAAGAGTTTCTGTAAATCACTTCCTTTGTGCGATGATGGCGCACCGTAATCTGTCCGTTTCCCTCTACGGGCAGTTCCGACAGACGTTTTGTCTTGCCGTACCAACGTGGAATGCGACAC
Coding sequences within it:
- a CDS encoding M64 family metallopeptidase: MRKITTLILFAFCCLTAFTQDFNQHFTDATLRIDYSFSGNAEKQYIAVDELCRIPRWYGKTKRLSELPVEGNGQITVRHHRTKEVIYRNSFSTLFQEWITYDEAKTKTRSFENVFLVPYPKDTVDVTVDLRNNRREITASLTHTVVPTDILIRKIGERKITPYETLQQAADTARCIHIAYIAEGYTEAEMPIFIKDCKIAVEAMFAHEPFKSVRNRFNIVAVKAPSVDSGTSEPTLGVWKNTALHSNFDTFYSNRYLTTLHLKDLHNWLAGTPYEHIIVLVNTDSYGGGGILNSYNLSMTHHPYFKPVVVHEFGHSFAGLGDEYAYGAEELNMYPHDIEPWEPNLTTLVDFKSKWKDMTESKTAVPTPQPADLDKPGAKYAKWKIGAYSPAGYSQKGVYRPYPDCRMRTNSNPEFCPVCQRAIKRLVDFYTE
- a CDS encoding hydrogen peroxide-inducible genes activator, producing MTLQQLEYVMAVYRFKHFAKAADHCNVTQPTLSSMIQKLEDELGVKIFDRRKQPIKPTPSGQLIIERAWSVLVRARRLKEVVEEQKHSLFGTFNLGVIPTVAPYLIPRFLPQLMNEYPDMDIRVTELKTEDMRRALQRGDIDAGILARVEGLEEFECSHLFYEKFFVYVAKGDALYDYKAIRTADLSGEYLWLLDEGHCFRDQLVKFCQLKSAIKSKKAYNLGSIETFMRIVESGKGVTFIPELSIAQLSDAQQQLVKPFAHPIPTRDVVLMTGKNFIRTTLRELLVDKIQQAVPDSMIKMQKSQEEV
- the eno gene encoding phosphopyruvate hydratase translates to MKIEKIHAREIIDSRGNPTVEVEVTLCNGVMGRASVPSGASTGENEALELRDGDKGRFGGKGVLKAVENVNNVIAPALKGFDVTAQRAIDYKMLEIDGTPTKSKLGANAILGVSLAVAQTAAKALNMPLYRYIGGANTYTLPVPMMNIINGGAHSDAPIAFQEFMIRPVGAPSLREALRMGAEVFHTLQKNLKKRGLSTAVGDEGGFAPAFNGIEDALDEIMKAIKDAGYEPGKDVKIAMDCAASEFATCENGAWFYDYSKLKDGMPKDPNGKKLTADEQIAYLEELITKYPIDSIEDGLDENDWENWAKLTAKIGDRCQLVGDDLFVTNVKFLEKGIKMGAANSILIKVNQIGSLTETLEAIEMAHRAGYTSVTSHRSGETEDTTIADIAVATNSGQIKTGSMSRTDRMAKYNQLIRIEEELCCTAKYGYNKVK
- a CDS encoding SulP family inorganic anion transporter, coding for MKLFDYKPVLADTLRSYSKKSLVADSMAGIIVGIVALPLAIAFAIASGVSPEKGIITAIIAGLIISIFGGSKVQIGGPTGAFIVIVYGIIEQYGIQGLTIATIMAGLFLILLGVLKLGTIIRYIPYPIVVGFTSGIALTIFTTQIKDLFGLTIDSVPAEFIDKWIVYAHSFDTIDWWSTVVGILSILIIVVTPRFSKKIPGSLVAIILMTAGVWALKSFAGVNSIETIGDRFTISSSLPTMEIPSLDLETIKGLISPAITIAILGAIESLLSATVADGVIGEQHDSNAELVGQGLANIAAPLFGGIPATGAIARTMTNINNGGKSPIAGIIHAIVLLLILLFLMPLAQYIPMACLAGVLVVVSYNMSGWRTFAALLKNPKSDILVLLITFFLTVIFDLTIAIEVGLIIACLLFMRRVSEATDIRMIRDEIDPNDDTDIQLNNEHLTIPEGVEVYEINGPYFFGAGNQFENLMMNMHKRPKVRIIRMRKVPFVDSTGIHNLTTLCERSQKDNVKIILSGVRPNVDDVLRKAGFNELVGEENICSHIDIALERSKILISK